In Planctomycetia bacterium, a single window of DNA contains:
- the nrdR gene encoding transcriptional regulator NrdR: protein MKCPYCRQDNDRVIDSRASQDGFATRRRRECISCHRRYTTYEKIEEPTVKVIKKDGTRVPFERDKIKRGLEKACWKRPVSDEQLEAIVSAVENDVYELADAEVESEQLGGMVMQRLRKVDEVAYVRFASVYRQFQDVRDFVHELGPMLEESAGPNT, encoded by the coding sequence ATGAAATGCCCTTATTGTCGCCAAGACAACGATCGCGTCATCGACTCACGGGCTAGCCAGGACGGCTTCGCCACGCGGCGGCGGCGAGAGTGCATCTCGTGCCACCGGCGTTACACAACCTACGAAAAGATCGAAGAGCCGACCGTCAAAGTCATCAAGAAAGACGGGACGCGCGTGCCGTTCGAGCGCGATAAGATCAAGCGCGGCCTGGAAAAGGCCTGCTGGAAACGCCCGGTGAGCGACGAGCAGTTGGAGGCGATCGTCTCGGCCGTGGAGAACGACGTTTACGAGTTGGCCGACGCCGAAGTAGAGAGCGAGCAACTCGGCGGGATGGTGATGCAGCGATTGCGAAAGGTTGACGAAGTGGCCTACGTCCGCTTCGCCAGTGTGTATCGACAATTTCAAGACGTCCGCGACTTCGTTCACGAGCTGGGGCCGATGCTCGAAGAATCGGCCGGGCCCAACACGTAG